A region of the Panulirus ornatus isolate Po-2019 chromosome 65, ASM3632096v1, whole genome shotgun sequence genome:
ccccccttatacaTTATCATTCAGGGACAGGAATCATAAAGAGATTTACCAACAGACTTGCAATAACCGACAATTATTCTTAAAATGTTTTTAATCAGGTAAAGTGGTTAAAGGGAAAGCGCGTGGTGTAGTTACCTGACGCGAGATATATCGCTGAGAAACACTACCTTGACGGATGTGTTTAAATGTCAGGGGAAAGAAATCGTATACcttcgggaaaaaaaaataagcgtGACATTTGTCAAAGTACATCGGTAGAAATACCAACAGCTCAGAGATTGGGTTATGCATTACCATTTTGGAGCAATTTTGTCtacatttttctttccattctcATTTTCTGCCGcatccacacagacatataaacacagCAATACTTATGGGTTAGTGTCGCTATTATTGCTGCCGTGTTACGAATCTTATTTATGTGTTATATGTTCCGGCAGGTCTGGCGGCTAGCGGAGGCAGCACTCTCCTCTTCTCACGAACAGAGAACCCGGCCCTGTGGGCGCTCCTCTGGTTCCTGAACGGCTTCGCTCAGGGCGCCGGCTGGCCCGCCTGTGCCAAGCTCCTCAAGAAGGTGAGACGCGGGAAGAGTAGATAACGGATGACATGttggtccataacgaggttatctttACCAACAAAACATTTTTATCATTAAACACCCATTTTCCTCGTAAATAAATACCCACTGAGGGCTCTTTTTTAGACCGTTATCATAAACGTAGACAAGGACTGGTAAGAAGCCCTTGGAACAACACCACATACTGTGACAGTAACCAACAAGTGAAAAGATATACCACACGCTTCTGCACATCTAAGCATGAGAACAACCAATACACATCACTTACAGTCAACGAATACCTGTAACTAAGGTGTCTCTCTCCTCCATGGGTGCAGTGGTTCAGCCCGGATAACTTCGGGACGTGGTGGAGTGTGTTGACGGCCAGCAGCAACGTGTCCGGCACTCTGTCCCCTCTCCTCGCTGCctacgtcatcatcaaccacggcTGGAGCGCCTCCCTCATCATCGCTGGTCAGTTAAACTCTTCTACTTTTGGTCTAAGCGAGACTGAAAATAATCGTAGTCTTCAGAACCTGAAGAATTATATTCGGTATATtgtatttatataattattaGTTTCCACGGATCAACTTGTTAAACTGCGAACTCCATATTTGCGAGATTCACCGCTTGTTTCAGTGTTGATAATTTGTGTTGTTTACAGGTTTGTTGtcgctggtgatggctggggtgacGCTGGTGACCCTAGTTGATGACCCCGCCCACGTACACCTCCCAGATCCCACTGCACGAACCACTCACGCCGCTCCACCCACTCCCACGACCAGCAGCAGTAAGTTAAATTTCTTATTTGTTGCTAAATGCCGGTGTCTAAGCCATAATCTACGTACATGAAAGCATCGGTTAAGGTGTTAGCTTATTGATTTTCTTCCCTTGAAGAAGCAGTTATgagtttccattctttttttttttttttagagcaaCTTGAACCATTTTAATGTTTAGCATAACGTATACGACTCCCTGAATATAATTGCTAATTCCTGAATATAATTGCTATTGACCTGATTCTTGAgtattaggtcaaaggccaggttttTCTTACATAACAGCGTTACCGACTGTATTTAGtttgtaccgtcacgctcaagttAAGCAATGTAACATTGGCGTCTCTTTCACTTCTCTTTTTTCTGAGTTGAGTGTTTACGTTCTCAGAGAGCGAAACAGCTGAGAAGATGACCGTCGGTCAGCTGGCGAGGTCTCCCTTCCTGTGGGTGGTGTCTCTCTGTTACCTGGTGGTGTTCTGCGCCAAGACCGCCCTCTCCGACTGGGGCCAGATCTTTCTCATCGAGGAACTGGGGCGCACGCAGATGCAAGGTCAGGAACGCACCCtcacaaagctttttttttttttcttgccttttATTTGTATGCCATGACTTGGCACGTAACCTCTGACACTGAACATGAGTCTTCGTATTTTCTCCTCTTAGAACGTTAGATATTGAAAAGTAAGCAGTCACATTCTTGTAAGTAAGCATTATTAAAAGTGATTAACGCACCCACAACTCAATTCTAATATTAGATTCGAAGGTTACATTTGCTAATGGTCATCTCTTGGTCTTCCCTACAGCCAGTTCCTTCACTAGTGCCATGGAAACCGGTGGGTTCTTCGGTGGCATACTGGCCGGGATCCTCACTGACAAAATGGCCTCCAAGGTAAATCCAGTCAGTATGAACGTTTGTATTAATTGGTGAAATCATGGCCGGAGTAGGAAGATGTGGGACGGATGGATGGTGGGTGAAGAGAGGTAAAAATAAAATGTTCTTGAAGAACAGGACATAGTGTTCCTGTTGCTTACATAAAGATGTTCGAGGATGTCATGAAATTGAAATGACTTTCTACAACAGCTTGTTAATGCAACTTATGCTAGATGACGTTTCCCtccattcctttttttcttattattttaagGGCCTACATACAGTCATCATGTCATACgtaacatacacatccacttAAAAGAAATAGATTGAGTTACATAAGTGGCCTGTGCCAATAGTGCCACGCTGAGACCGGAAAGTCATTGTTACGCGTCCGTGCCTAGCTTGAAGTTAAACTttatattccacacacacataagccTTAGTAGGCTTTTTTGCCTTGTTTACATTGTTATGGGTTTCGGGCCTCACCGAGTATCTTTGTATATAATCATTGGTAAGACTTGGCTGAACTTTGACcagtatccccccccccttcacttgcAGGCGAACGTGCGAGGCAACGCCAGGCTCATGGTGGCGGCTGCCTTCATGGTAATGTGTGCGGCGGGCGTCCATCTCCTGCggaccttcctcactccccacacctcaCAGGTTCGTGTCTCAACTTTCACActcacgttacacacacacacacacacacacacgtgtgtgtgtgtgtgtgtgtgtgtgtgtgtgtgtgtggtggacaccTTTGGAGCGAGTTCTTTAAGAAGAATAAACTCCCAATAGGACAGCCTAGCAAAATAAGTTCTCACATACGGAGTATCTCTAATAGGAGGAGTCCAGTAACAACTATCTCTCATAACCAGTTGTATTCTTGATCATTAATTTAATGAAAATCATCGCATAACTAGGTGATAGCTGTTTTGTATATTACTGTAATGCATGACATTGGCTCAGATTTATAATTCAAACAAGACCGTTGGTGATTTCTAAAGGAAATGGAGATGGTCAAGGTATTAAGACATTATGCTGAGTGAATGTGGGATGTGTCTTGAGTTGTCATGAGTGCTAATGGCTGAGGATGGACCGACAGGCAATGGTATCAGGCGTGGGGATGGTCCTGGGGGCCAGCATGTTTGGCCCTATCTCCATCTACGGCATCGTCGCCTCCGAGTCCTTCCCCGCCCACCTCTCTGGCACCGCCCACGCTGTGGTCGCGTTAGCTGCTAATGGTAAGTGGCCATGTTCCGTTCTAATGCTGCTCTTGCACATATATGCAAGTGTAAGTGTATACGTATGGGTACTAAACTATGAATATTTGCATAAGCTCTCAAATAACATGGGGTGACTTAGTACGGTTAGGTAAGTGTGATTGATGAGATGTAAAGattgtcattattatgattatttctgGTTTACCTACAACTgctaaatgtatataaaaaatttGTTTTGATGAATCTTTTCATTATCAAGGTATAGATGAATCACAAGGGAGGGACATACTTTacgataagagcaaggtatttaaCTTACAAAAACAACTGATTGTTGTGTATTGCAGTTGGGGCGGTGGTGGCAGGCTGGCCGGTCAGTTGGGTGGCACGAACTTGGTCATGGCGCGGCGTATTCTTAGTCCTCGAAGTCTTTGCTGCTGCCTCTGTCGCCCTCATCCTCGCCACCGCCAGAATACATCTCACACCCAAATCCAAGAAAGCCTAAGGCACTCATCTCATCGCACTCATCTCATTGGTGTGTACAAAAGCGTGTCATTTGTCATACAAGTGATACAAAATTTTAATCTCATCCCACACCTGCTGAAGAGACCTTACGCATGTTTGTGAGGTTAACATCCAGTGCGGGATATTTGTTATATtttatctacattttttttttacatgtaattGTGTGTTGACGTTGTGTTAATACGGATCTCGAGCCGTAGTGTATGAAATTTGGAGTTCAAAACTCTATGATGTATAACCAattgaaatatttatatatgtttatatgaaataAAATTTTGCAAATaagtttttttctctttatccccGTGAATTATTCTCTAGTACAACCTGTACACTAACTTGATCGCACAAGGAAATGTTTGGCAATTGATCCACAATGTATTTAAGACCTAAATTAGATGATGCTTCTTAAATCTGGTCACTGCACatagaaactgaaggaagtaataTATAAGGTCCAGAGAACAACACAAATGATTCCAAAATAAGAGAGCAGAGGAATATGAAGAGGCTCAAGGATACAGATTCATCTTCCATGGAAAAGGGATACTCGATCATCTCTTCAAGTCTCTAAGCCATTTTGACGAGTCAGTGAATAGTTAtatgagacatacatatataaagcaaccaaattatgaaaaaaaagttaatgtcTAGAAGCGCAACTAAAAACAACCAGAGAAGAATGTCAGTGGATAAATTTAACACGATCAAAAGTCTGTTAACATGAAGCACTTAGTTGTATACAAAGTATcagaggtcaggttaggttaggtatgtatattagaaTAACAGAGCCCTTGAAATAAAAGGCGAAACTTACACTCTCAGTCAGAGTTTATCAAATCCTTTACGAATcaaaccacaatttttttttattgatacatTTGTGAATAACAGAGTGAAAGTAAGTGTAACACAGGGAAGGACGATGGTTCGTGATGGAGAATGAGCAagaagctgctggtggtggtggttgtgtaggaCAGGACTTACTCATCGGAGAAACAGAAATGGAACTGACCTTACACGACGATGATGGCTTTTAGATTAACACAATGACAGCAGTAAATGGACTGGCTGTATTATCCGAAAAACGTTGCATGTATTTGTTCCTTTAAGAATGGTACGTTTTCGTCAGTACTCATGAAATGGGTTCTCTAGTCCTCAGCGTCTTTTTAATTTCCTCTTTTGTGAACGTGTTGAGCATACGTTCACCTCTCAAGTATGAAGCAATGACACACGATCCACACATAATACTCGTGACACCGTTGAAGAACATGAACCCCTAGATTTGAATTGATGCTTTTCAAAGATATTTTTTCCCATATTTATTCGCAGTTACTCGCGTaggcaaggtaacaccaggagcagacgaagcaAGGCAACATTTGCTCACACGCACTCTTTAATTGTCATTCAGAATGCATCGAAAACAGACTCCATAACGTTATCACAAGCAAACCAGggagacctttctatggtttccccaaaACGTGTTATATGCCTCAGTTCAGCCCCTTAAAGGCACTTCGCTCCCTACATTGCTCTAATTCGCTGTATCCTTTGTGTTTGAGCTTCGATATTTCTAAAGcctcttactccatccttccatctcgtcctcGACTTCTTCCTCCTTGTTCCTCTATTTCTGAAACATATACTCGAAACTCCAGGTTTCGACCCCGTTACGGTTACTGTCAACTTCTAACCCTAAATGGGACTCACGAATTCTGTATTTTCTATGGTAAGTAGGGCAGAAGGTGAAAACACATTTGGTTTTATCTTATGTAGAGCCATTGGTCTCTCCAATACATGTGGAAGATGTTATTGGCCAGTTTCTGACTTTCAAGACGAATTCTGTAGTTTCTATGGTACAAGTCAGGGGGTGAaaatatatttgcgtgtatattGACTGgtaaaagataatgatgaagtcTGATGTTCTCTGCAGTAAGAACGGAGAATGTTACTGAGCAGATACAGATATAAGAATCGAATTCTGTTATTTGCTGATCATTTATTTTCAATGACAAATTCTTTCTCTATAAGTCAGAATGCAAAAGTATAATTAGGTGCATTTTGACTTGTAGAAGGCAATGGAGGAGCCATGTTTTCACACAGTATGTGTGGTGAACTGAAATATTGTAGGCGAGAC
Encoded here:
- the LOC139746395 gene encoding glucose-6-phosphate exchanger SLC37A4-like isoform X1, with product MSELSTHSSGLLDLTRPSMESDTEESYISDSDLEDADDMHILPVEVAGEQMPKSSDTAVVSGKTECSGQVKRQQLLSYQRAVFTALFLGYACYIYNRKSVSYAIPTLLASGLITTSTLGIISSSQNTAYAVSKFLGGILSDKMSARVLFAMGLAASGGSTLLFSRTENPALWALLWFLNGFAQGAGWPACAKLLKKWFSPDNFGTWWSVLTASSNVSGTLSPLLAAYVIINHGWSASLIIAGLLSLVMAGVTLVTLVDDPAHVHLPDPTARTTHAAPPTPTTSSKSETAEKMTVGQLARSPFLWVVSLCYLVVFCAKTALSDWGQIFLIEELGRTQMQASSFTSAMETGGFFGGILAGILTDKMASKANVRGNARLMVAAAFMVMCAAGVHLLRTFLTPHTSQAMVSGVGMVLGASMFGPISIYGIVASESFPAHLSGTAHAVVALAANVGAVVAGWPVSWVARTWSWRGVFLVLEVFAAASVALILATARIHLTPKSKKA
- the LOC139746395 gene encoding glucose-6-phosphate exchanger SLC37A4-like isoform X2; this translates as MKKSSDTAVVSGKTECSGQVKRQQLLSYQRAVFTALFLGYACYIYNRKSVSYAIPTLLASGLITTSTLGIISSSQNTAYAVSKFLGGILSDKMSARVLFAMGLAASGGSTLLFSRTENPALWALLWFLNGFAQGAGWPACAKLLKKWFSPDNFGTWWSVLTASSNVSGTLSPLLAAYVIINHGWSASLIIAGLLSLVMAGVTLVTLVDDPAHVHLPDPTARTTHAAPPTPTTSSKSETAEKMTVGQLARSPFLWVVSLCYLVVFCAKTALSDWGQIFLIEELGRTQMQASSFTSAMETGGFFGGILAGILTDKMASKANVRGNARLMVAAAFMVMCAAGVHLLRTFLTPHTSQAMVSGVGMVLGASMFGPISIYGIVASESFPAHLSGTAHAVVALAANVGAVVAGWPVSWVARTWSWRGVFLVLEVFAAASVALILATARIHLTPKSKKA